The bacterium genomic interval AAGCCTCACTGGATAAGCAATCAAGCTAAAATCTGTTGACAAACTCAAGCCCAAATTTATTAATACTAATTACGGTTATGGGGCGTTAGCTCAACTGGGAGAGCGCCACGCTGGCAGCGTGGAGGTCACGGGTTCGAGTCCCGTACGCTCCATTTTTTATTTCACCAACAAAACCCGTTTGTAGATTGTTCCGTCTGGTGTTTGAAGTTCAATAAAGTAAACTCCGGAAGAGACCCCATTATCAGGACGCCAAATTAACTTATGATAGCCCGGCTCAAGTTTATCATGGACAAGTTTGCGAACGAGCCTCCCCGAGATATCGTAAACTGCAACCAAGACACTCATCCTGCGCGGAAGACCAAATGTTATAGTAGTCGCCTCGTTAAATGGATTCGGTTTGCAGGATAACAAGGTGAACTTAGGCAAATCAGCAAAATCAGGAGATGCAATCTTATATTCACCCGCATTCAAGCGCAGACGACGAACTCCAGAGAGCTCGAACAGGGAACCGTTGGGCATAACAAGCACTAAAGATACACCTTGCGGTATTTCAAATTTTACATCGCATGCCCGGCTCAAGATTAGATTCCAGACCTGCTTACGAGATATGTCTTTTTTCAACATGATACCATCGCGAACAAAGTACATAACAGGCGGTTCAGAATTAATTTGAGGTAATACTGGAGGCAAACCTTCATCTGCAGGGTCTAAATCGTCACTGGCATACGCGCAAGTGCCAAAGTAAAGTCTACTGGGCTCGCCATCACAAAGGGCTTCAATTGTTGCCATCCAGTCGGGTTTGGGCGGCGCTGAAAGCCGGCAATACCCTCTTCCGGAAGGAACCGATAAAATCGCATCGGACGCAAAAAGCGCCCAATATCCTACCCCGGGGTATAGACTATCGGTGACGGATTGGAAACTACCGGTAGAAGTCGAGTATCTGTAAAGTGGTGGTATTAACGCGGTCGAGGGCACAGTGCAAACATTCGACAGCGCTACTGGCGAGGATATGCCACCTATAAGGTTCCACCCGCGATATACATGGCGACAGTAGCCAGTAACAGGAATCCCGGCTATAGGGTATGAGGTATCTTTTGTGCTATAAACCCAATATCCACGCCCCATATCAAGCAAATCGGGGATATAGAACATTTTCGTTTGCGCGTTATATGTCCAAATCCCCAGCGACCATGGGAACACCTCTCTCGGACTGTGATGAGTAGGTATCGCGGGAAGCGAAATAAGATTCCAGCCACGAACGAGGGTTACATCGCTTTTGCGAGGGCGCGGCAAGCTCCAGGTTATAACCAGTGACTCGTCAATCGATGTATTCCAAACGAATAGCGTCTCGCGCTTCATATCCAGAACGCCGTTAAGCTCAAAATGCCCATCAGGGAAATGAATCGGATTCCAGTGGACAGTAGTTAAGGTCTCGGAATCGGTTTTTATCACCCACCTGTTGGGTGGCGACAGGTCCTGAACACTGCGTGAAAGCTTTGTTACGGATGGATGAGAAGGATCATTCATCGTTATGAACGCATCCACTTCAGCCGGCGGCGGTTCAAGGTAAAGCAAATCAAGCCATGTGTCGTAAAGGTCGGTAGCGGAGAAATCACCGCCAATGGTTAATGTTCTGCGACTCGCCGAACCAACACGGTCAACTATTATGTACTGCAACCACGGATTAACACGCCACAGGACGATAAGGAATCCATGGCTCCAAGTTAAACGCGGAAGCCCCCTGCCAGCGCGGGCACTGTCTATTATTATGGATGTGTAGTCTCCACCATGACCTCGACAATTAACCAATCCTTTAAGCCAGAGGACAATACCAGTATCTATATGCGTTACTGTCTCGGCGAACTCAACATGAATGTACCACCTATCGCCAGCGACAACGCTAAGAAGTGTTCCAGCGGAGACTCTTGCTATACAGCCACGAAAATCCAATCCCGTAGGATACATCACATGTGAATTAAGGCGGAACCACAAATCGAGCGAGTAAAGTCCAGCACCACCAACGCTATCAATGTAGAGCGGAACATAAGCGGTCTCGCAAGGTGCGAAAGCTGTGTCACCAAACCAAATATGACTGACTGAAGACGAGAGATAGAAATTCCAGCAATATCGGGGCATATGATTAGGAGGACAGTAATCATAGTCTGGATTATCGTAAAGATTAAGAATGCAAACCGTATAGTTACCCTCAGCAAGCGAGTCCAAACCGTCGATGAAAAGCCACATGCTATCCTCAAAATGCACCGAATCAAAGCCAAGGGTATCGCCCTCATAAAGAACCACGACATTATCGCTTCCTACAAGCGATGTATCCACGCCACAGAAGTCGTCGAAAAGTTGTGCACCAATGCGGAACTCGTCTATTATCCACATTGTTTCTGCATCTGCTGGTTGAGTGCGTATAACCGCTGGAGGCATAAGGTCAACATAGAATGTGCACGGTGGTGTCGAAGCCACGCATCCGTTCATGTTTTCAACATGCGCCACATAAAAAACCACCGTATCGTGGTGGTCCCAGCTCGTCGTCGGCGTAAATGTTATCGATGTGTCATCAACGCTTACTCTTGGGTCACTGGCACCGAGCGTATCACCGTTAACGATAAGCACCAGCGTTGACGGCACCAATGGACCGTAAATTTTATTGGTCACAATATACTTGAATCCCTGTTTTTCGCATGTTGTCACGCCACCGCAAGGGAACGGATAAACGAGCTTGAGGTCGGGAGGGCAAAGAGAAATGTAGTATGTGTCGTCCACGCCGAATGCGCCCGAATCGTTCACTACAGTCACCTCAAGATGGATGCTATCCTCGCAGAATATTGACTCAGGCCAGACAAATAAATAACAGCACGAGTCATTAGCTATCTCGTGCCCCACGGACCTTACCAAAACAGTCCAATCAGCAGAATATAGATAAAACCACTCACCGCCAGTACTCTCGGCAAGGTCATAGTAACCTGTGTAAAATCTTCTTGCTGCTGGTTCAAGCCCGGGAACATATTCGAACTCACCATCTCGCGGAGTTATAGGCAAAACCGTTATACTCTCCCGCCGACAGAATTCTATTATAGAATCAAGGCTTGCTGAATCTGGTCCCCATGCCGGTGAACACCAGGTGCTACGCACTATAGGTCTTTCGTCAGTCAGAAGAACGAAAATTTTCTTTGCACCGGGTCTGAATGTTAACCATGAATTTGCTCTATATATAGCGCCATATTGGTCCTCGTATCCAGAACCGCGAGTTCCCGGTGGCCATGTATACATCGTCATGGCTGCCCGGAATAGGCATTCGAATTCAGCTGAATCTGACGCCCACCAATCAGGACCAGCCGTTAAATCGAGAATGCACCTTCTGGGACCAGTAAAGGCTGTTCTGACAAGTTTGCAAACGCCGCTTGGCTCTGAAGGACATCCGTTGAAAACTATCATAGCGATCCTGTAGTCAACACGCTTTAATGCATGGACAAATTCCGGAACATGAAGGTGCAAAAGCGTTATTTCGGAATCCATGCTCGTCGAAAAATCAAAAAGAAAAACAATGTCAACAAGATGAGTTTCCGGTGGACATACATTTAACATTCTCAATCTTGGTGGTATTATCGGCGCACCATTTTCAGTAAAATTAAAATTCCTTAATTGCAATCCATGAACATAAAACGAATCCTCATCATACACGCAAACTGTAGCATAAACAAGCGAACATCCCTCAGCCCAAACATCGGTTATATGGGCATAAAGAATACTATCTTCACATCCCCTCGTCGTTATACCTGTCTCAAAGCAGAAGAATGTATCGGGACCATCAATAGTAAAAATCCAGCCTGTATCGTAATTAGCGCCCGTTATAACGAGGTCAAGGTTGCAGTCCTTGTCGATATCTGCTACCACAGGTGACGCAAAAACAGTCTTGCCAATTCTCACAGAATCCACTTTTGAGCCATCGCCAAGTATGTCAAAAAGGTACGCTCCAGAGGGCTTATCCGCTGCTATGAATATGTGAAGCCACGGTCCCGCATATGGGTAAAATCCAGTCCTCTTTGCATCACGACGGAAAAACGGCCATGGAATGCGATCATCAGGATGCCCCGCTATAGCGGGCGAGGTTACTATCGAATCCCCGAGCGTGTCAACCCATTTGACTATTATCGAATCCAGAACCGGGAAATAATTAAAGCAACCCAATAAACCATTACCCAATCCAACGACTATCTCGTAATCGCCATCATGGTCAACATCCGCTATCGCGGCGGAAGAATATATTCGACCGGAGCCCCTATAAACTTCCATTTCTGAGGGGTCGATAATACCATTTCCGTTCTCGTCACCGTCAATGAAATAAAGGTTGCCATCGTAAGAACCAACGACAACTTCGGGGTCGCCATCTCTATCGAGGTCAGCCACGGCAGGCGATGCAGTAACATGGTCACCAGTGGAAACGGACCACAAAACGGCACCATTAGTACCATTAAGGCACATTATTTTGCCATCATCAGCGCCAACGGGCGCAGTAGCAGGCGCATGCCAGCCCACGCCTATTATAACATCATCCGCACCATCTCCGTTCATATCGGCAGCGCAAGGTGTCGAAATAACAGGCGCATTAGTCTGCCTATACCAGATAACATCCCAATCTATACCATCAGTGCCGCCCGGAGCAACAGAAGCGGGATAGTCGAGCCAGCCGGGTGAGGTTATTCCGTTGTCCCTTCTGTCACTGGGGTCAGCTTGAAAACACCATATTCCCCAATGTGAAGTTCCTGTTATTGCATTATATGCGTTGCAACCTATCACCACCTCAAGACCGGGCAATGCGGGCACGAAATCCGCCACTGCGGGAGAGGAATGCCAAGCGTAAGGTCCCGAGAGCACCGGCGGCGAAGGAAATGTCCACAGAAAATTGCCAAACCTATCCATAGCCTCTACATTCCATCCGCTCGTTGTGCCGCCAATAATATCGGGTAAACCGTCACCACCATAGAAATCCAGTATAGCAGGCGACGAACGCGACTCATCAGTCTGAGTTCCTTTGAACCATTCGAGTCTACCGGTAGCATCAAGACAACGCCACAGCCCTCGTGAGGTATCAGTTGTGTCCTCGTAATTCCTTAACTCCTCGCTTCCAAAAACTATTTCGAGCCAATCATCTGGTTCTCCACCCACAGAGTTAACCCCGGGAAGTTGCGCTATAGCAGCCGTGGCACCATAAACCATCCTGTCGTAGTTGAACGGTCTCGCCGTATCGGAGGGCGCAAGTGCATAAAACCACTTAAGGGTAAAAGCACCAAATGATAACTGAATAACAACTAAAATAAATAAAGCTAATGCTATTTTTCTCATGACTCCCCCCTGCTTATTTTAAAATAACAATTTTCCTCCTTATAACATTTCCATTTTTAACCGCTCTTATAAAGTATATCCCTGAATTGCTGAATTTCCAGTAAAATTTGTCGGCTTTTAACTTTCGGGCAACAAGTCTCCTACCCATAACATCGAACACCTCGATGTAATCCATACCCTGACAAAGTATTCTTCCGTCACCAATGTTTTCAATGACGATTCCATTTTTATCCAAAATTTCTTTTACAACTACTGGTGGCATTATTATTCTGAGCATCGAATCGGTGGGATAAGTCGCGAATCTCCCGTTCGTGTCCACTGCCACAATATGGAAATAAATGGTTTCCCCCGTGTCTCCATAAAAAGTTACGACAAATGTATCACAACATATTCTTTCTCCAATGAATACAACGCTATCGGCGCTTAAAGCGTATAATGAGTCGATGACAGAATTAACTGCATACGCAGCTATGACGGCTGAATCAGCATCAATAAGCACGCTTGTTATTAAAGGTTTGCGGGTTGTTCTTGCTATCACGCAGAAATCGTCAATATACCACCCATCGCGGGTTGTGTTGTCATCTGACGAAAAGTGAAGAGCGAATCTTACTGAGCATGGTGCTGTGTTCTGTAATACAAACACAGACTGATGCCAAAAGTTCCCAAGACTCATGCCAGAGAATGCGGGTTCCCATGGCATTATCGAATTATAACTGTCAAGCCAGCAGGTATAATCACCTATCGGGAAAATCACCTGCCAACCCGAACCAAAGTCAGCGCTAATATTTCCCCCATCCCAGAAACCCCAGCTTGTCGCCTCGCAGTCGTACCAATGCCACATGCAAAGCATTGCTCCACTGTCAACATCAAACCAAGCCGTCCTGAGCCACGAGTCAGATGAATTCGAGTATGTATCGGCAAGCGATGTAGCCCAAACCTTTCTGCCACTCCTTGCCGTATCGGGACCAGAAGAAGGAACACCCCAATCCCAATCGCCCGTGTCGGAAAAGAAGCTGGAATCCTCAAAGTCGATGCAGTGATGAAGGAAGAAAAACGCACAGCTACTTGTATCAGAAACCACAGCGGAATCCATGTTGTAACCGGGGGCAGTAGCATAAACAAGCACTGGAATTTCGGGGAGTATAATTCGACCTGAACCAAATATATCATGCGTATCCTCGTCCACTATTACCCAACCCTCAATAAGCGCTCCACTATCAAAATCAAGGAGCACGAATTTTACCATATGAGAATCTACTGGAACAGGTGAAAACGAGTAAATGCTATCGCTCACTGAAAACGAGAGTGTTTCAGGAACAAATCCATCGGCCTTGAAAATCAGAAATTGTGATGAATCAGGAACTTTAACAACACCGCTATCGCCGAAAAATCTAAGTTTGTAAGGCATTACGATAAGCGTTCCGGACTCAGTTGAGCTCCAATGAAATCTTATGAGGCTTGTCGCGCTTGCAAGTGCTTCAACAGGGTCCACAAGGCCACTTCCATAAATTGAATCCTTTCCTGCGGGACCGAGATCTACGGCTGTTGACTCTATTATGGCTTTTATTTGCTGGTGCGTCAGCTCTGGATTAAGTTGCTTTAACAGGGCACAGATACCAACCACATGAGGTGTAGCCATAGATGTTCCGCTATTCAAACCTCTATCGCCTGTTATTATGGACGATAATATACCAACACCTGGGGCGACCACATCAGGTTTTATTAAACCAGGTGGATACGGATGATCGCTCCACTCCACAGGACCTACACTTGAGAAGCCCGCGATATTCTTTGCCGTATCAATGGCGCCAACAGTTATAACCTCAGGCACCGCACCTGGAAGCCGCAGATTGTTCGGTGCACCATACATTCCTCCTTCATTGCCCGCTCCAGCAACTATAACCAATCCAGCAGTTATAGCGTTAGTCATTGCAGTTCGCCAGGCTGTTTTCATCGTCGTGGTTGTGTCATGCCAGCCTATCGAGTAGTTGGCTATATCCGCACCAATTTCAAGCGCGAATTGCGTGGCAAGCCAAACAATCGAAGGGCGACCACTCCCATGACTATTAAGAACTTTTAAAGGCAATATCCTCGCCCGCGGAGCAACTCCTATCCCGTTTCTACCGCACGCAGTGCCGGAAACATGTGTCCCATGACCACGGTCATCATAGGGATGCGATGTTGTATCGATGAAATTGTATCCCCAGATGTCGTCCACAAGGCTGTCACCATCATCGTCGATGCCGTTATAAACGAAGCCTTCATCAACATTCTCGAATACACCACCAATAATATCTGAATGCCACGGTTCAAGTCCTGAATCAAGTATCGCCACAAGAACTCCATCACCGTAAGTGCCATAAATTTCCCATGCCTGCCTGATGTGAAGCGTATCGATTCCCCAAACCAGGCTTTCTGGAGGAAATGTATCCATCGCCATCAATGAATGCCCTGCATTGCTCAATTCCGCGAATTGTTCATGCTCAACGATAAAATCGTATTCTGGGAATTCGGCCGAAAGAATGTTTACAATGTTTCTATCTGTTTCAATTATCACGGCATCAAGAAGCCAAAGAGGTTTAAAAGATATTTTGTCGGGATTATTAGCACGCAGAGCTTCAAGCCTTCGGATAAGGTTCTTTTGAGCATGGGCATGAAAGTCCTTAAGCAACCTTATTGCAATCTTTCGCCTTTCATCAATCGGATGTTCAGACAAATTTGCGAAAAGAAGGCTATAGTCGTGCTTACGAAAGGCAACAAAATGTTCGCTGAAACATATGGATAAAATCGCTGATACAATAATAATAACTTTTTTCATTTTTATCCGCCCTTCAGTTTCTCGTAAATCCTTTGAGCGAGCATCTCGACGGCTTCGTTTGTGGCTTTGTCCTCGTCGCCGTCAAGAGGAAATGTCGCGAATCCCTCAAATGTGGACTCGAAAAGTTTTTTCCCGCTGACTCGTTCGATAAGCGCCACCCGTGCGCGGACTTTTATTATGTAATCCAGCGGATTCTCCTGAGCATCATATGTATTTACCTCTCGTGAATAGTAGATTATTTTACCTTCAATAATACCGTCAGCGCGCTCCTCATCAGCGATAGAATAGCCACTCGACCCCTGAATCTTTTGTATAAGAAGGCTTGTCGTTAGTGAGGCAATACCGTATTGCTGGGTCTCGTTTTCGAAAGGTTTCACGGCTATGGTTTTAATTTGAATATATGGCTTTTCCGTAAATGTATAGTAGCAACCAGAGAATAGTCCGAAAATCACGAGCAAATATATATAAGATTTAATTCTCATGCTTTGTATACCACCTCTCCTCTCTTTAAGACCATTTTAACGAGGTTTTCGCCGTAGAAATAAGGAATTTGTCTGTGGTTTTCCGCATTCCAAATAACGAGGTCAGCCTGCTTACCCGGCGTAATGCTTCCCACTTTTTCCTCAAGCTTTAACGCTTTGGCAGCATTTATAGTAGCAGCGGCGAATGCCTCAGCCGGAGTCATTTTCATTTTCGTGCACGCTATAGACATAACGAGAGGCATGTTAGTCGTCGGGGAAGAACCCGGGTTGAAATCCGTAGCAAGGGCAACTATCGCCCCCGAATCTAAAAGCCGTCTTGCAGGAGCGAATTTACCAAGGTCGAGGAAAAAAGATGTTCCGGGAAGCAAAACCGCGACAGTATCCGATTTTGCGAGCATTTCGATCCCTCGTTCCGACACTGCAACGAGATGGTCAACGCTTGCAGCACCAAGCTCAACTCCAAGCTCTGTCCCACCCATAGGCTCAATCTCATCGGCGTGAATTTTTAGTCCAAAACCAAGCTCCCTCGCGCGGGTAAGAATTTTTTTCGTATCGTCAAGGTCAAAAACGCCCACTTCACAAAAAACATCCACAAATTTAGCCAGACGCTTCTCAGCAACTTTTGGCAGCATTTCATTAACCACGATATCGACATACTCTTTTCTCCCGTCCGGTCTGAACTCCGCTGGAACTTCGTGCGCGCCCAAAAATGTGGATACAACATCGAGTGCAGACTGTTCCCCAAGTTCCTTTATAGCACGAAGCATCATGAGCTCAGACTCAGTTGACAAACCGTATCCGCTTTTCACCTCGATAGTAGTTGTCCCGTGCTTCAACGACCAATTTAAATACTTTAATCCACTCTCTAAAAGTTCCTGCTCGTTGCTTTCGCGAACTCGCTTTGCGGTATTAAGAATGCCACCCCCAGCTTTTGCTATCTCCATGTAACTTTTGCCCTGAATCCGCATCTCAAATTCAAGCTCCCTCGTGCCGACAAAAACGGCATGCGTGTGAGGGTCTACTAATCCAGGAGTAACAAGTCCTCCATCTGCGCTGATTTCGTTGGTTATCCTGTCACCATACTTCCTGATGATTTCGTCTTGTTGTCCACGGTCAACAATGATTCCGTCGTATATCACTATCGCAGCATTTTTGATTAACCCTGGATTCGAAACCGCCTTGCCCCGCAATGGTCCACCGTCAGCAGCATCACAGGTTAGAAGCTCACCTATATCTTTCACTAAAAGCATAGTTACCCCAAAAGTATTTGATTCAACTAATTTTATCGATTAACAAGTATGGTGGCAAGCGTTAAAACCACATCGTCGATGCATTTATCAATCTGAGGAGACAACTTTGCACCGAACTTTACGCTGACGGGATTCGCTGCAAGAATTCTTATGTCAACATTGCCGAGGAAAGATTTTATGAGCTTAAAATCGGTTGGTCCATGAGTTAATGTTAGTTGCTCCCCAAAGTCATCAGGCGTAAAAATCCTAAGCTCTGCTGGCTCACCATCAAAAACCACGGCATCAAGAATAAGCATACTTTTTGGATTCAACTTGGCTATCTTCCCCAAAAAATTTTCCGGGGCAACACCACCGTCAAAAATTCTTTCTGAACCCGTGACTTTCCCAAGTCTTTCGGCTACAATAGACCCAAAACCATCATCGCCGCGAAGACGATTGCCTATCCCAAGAATAACCC includes:
- a CDS encoding VCBS repeat-containing protein — translated: MRKIALALFILVVIQLSFGAFTLKWFYALAPSDTARPFNYDRMVYGATAAIAQLPGVNSVGGEPDDWLEIVFGSEELRNYEDTTDTSRGLWRCLDATGRLEWFKGTQTDESRSSPAILDFYGGDGLPDIIGGTTSGWNVEAMDRFGNFLWTFPSPPVLSGPYAWHSSPAVADFVPALPGLEVVIGCNAYNAITGTSHWGIWCFQADPSDRRDNGITSPGWLDYPASVAPGGTDGIDWDVIWYRQTNAPVISTPCAADMNGDGADDVIIGVGWHAPATAPVGADDGKIMCLNGTNGAVLWSVSTGDHVTASPAVADLDRDGDPEVVVGSYDGNLYFIDGDENGNGIIDPSEMEVYRGSGRIYSSAAIADVDHDGDYEIVVGLGNGLLGCFNYFPVLDSIIVKWVDTLGDSIVTSPAIAGHPDDRIPWPFFRRDAKRTGFYPYAGPWLHIFIAADKPSGAYLFDILGDGSKVDSVRIGKTVFASPVVADIDKDCNLDLVITGANYDTGWIFTIDGPDTFFCFETGITTRGCEDSILYAHITDVWAEGCSLVYATVCVYDEDSFYVHGLQLRNFNFTENGAPIIPPRLRMLNVCPPETHLVDIVFLFDFSTSMDSEITLLHLHVPEFVHALKRVDYRIAMIVFNGCPSEPSGVCKLVRTAFTGPRRCILDLTAGPDWWASDSAEFECLFRAAMTMYTWPPGTRGSGYEDQYGAIYRANSWLTFRPGAKKIFVLLTDERPIVRSTWCSPAWGPDSASLDSIIEFCRRESITVLPITPRDGEFEYVPGLEPAARRFYTGYYDLAESTGGEWFYLYSADWTVLVRSVGHEIANDSCCYLFVWPESIFCEDSIHLEVTVVNDSGAFGVDDTYYISLCPPDLKLVYPFPCGGVTTCEKQGFKYIVTNKIYGPLVPSTLVLIVNGDTLGASDPRVSVDDTSITFTPTTSWDHHDTVVFYVAHVENMNGCVASTPPCTFYVDLMPPAVIRTQPADAETMWIIDEFRIGAQLFDDFCGVDTSLVGSDNVVVLYEGDTLGFDSVHFEDSMWLFIDGLDSLAEGNYTVCILNLYDNPDYDYCPPNHMPRYCWNFYLSSSVSHIWFGDTAFAPCETAYVPLYIDSVGGAGLYSLDLWFRLNSHVMYPTGLDFRGCIARVSAGTLLSVVAGDRWYIHVEFAETVTHIDTGIVLWLKGLVNCRGHGGDYTSIIIDSARAGRGLPRLTWSHGFLIVLWRVNPWLQYIIVDRVGSASRRTLTIGGDFSATDLYDTWLDLLYLEPPPAEVDAFITMNDPSHPSVTKLSRSVQDLSPPNRWVIKTDSETLTTVHWNPIHFPDGHFELNGVLDMKRETLFVWNTSIDESLVITWSLPRPRKSDVTLVRGWNLISLPAIPTHHSPREVFPWSLGIWTYNAQTKMFYIPDLLDMGRGYWVYSTKDTSYPIAGIPVTGYCRHVYRGWNLIGGISSPVALSNVCTVPSTALIPPLYRYSTSTGSFQSVTDSLYPGVGYWALFASDAILSVPSGRGYCRLSAPPKPDWMATIEALCDGEPSRLYFGTCAYASDDLDPADEGLPPVLPQINSEPPVMYFVRDGIMLKKDISRKQVWNLILSRACDVKFEIPQGVSLVLVMPNGSLFELSGVRRLRLNAGEYKIASPDFADLPKFTLLSCKPNPFNEATTITFGLPRRMSVLVAVYDISGRLVRKLVHDKLEPGYHKLIWRPDNGVSSGVYFIELQTPDGTIYKRVLLVK
- a CDS encoding S8 family peptidase, with protein sequence MKKVIIIVSAILSICFSEHFVAFRKHDYSLLFANLSEHPIDERRKIAIRLLKDFHAHAQKNLIRRLEALRANNPDKISFKPLWLLDAVIIETDRNIVNILSAEFPEYDFIVEHEQFAELSNAGHSLMAMDTFPPESLVWGIDTLHIRQAWEIYGTYGDGVLVAILDSGLEPWHSDIIGGVFENVDEGFVYNGIDDDGDSLVDDIWGYNFIDTTSHPYDDRGHGTHVSGTACGRNGIGVAPRARILPLKVLNSHGSGRPSIVWLATQFALEIGADIANYSIGWHDTTTTMKTAWRTAMTNAITAGLVIVAGAGNEGGMYGAPNNLRLPGAVPEVITVGAIDTAKNIAGFSSVGPVEWSDHPYPPGLIKPDVVAPGVGILSSIITGDRGLNSGTSMATPHVVGICALLKQLNPELTHQQIKAIIESTAVDLGPAGKDSIYGSGLVDPVEALASATSLIRFHWSSTESGTLIVMPYKLRFFGDSGVVKVPDSSQFLIFKADGFVPETLSFSVSDSIYSFSPVPVDSHMVKFVLLDFDSGALIEGWVIVDEDTHDIFGSGRIILPEIPVLVYATAPGYNMDSAVVSDTSSCAFFFLHHCIDFEDSSFFSDTGDWDWGVPSSGPDTARSGRKVWATSLADTYSNSSDSWLRTAWFDVDSGAMLCMWHWYDCEATSWGFWDGGNISADFGSGWQVIFPIGDYTCWLDSYNSIMPWEPAFSGMSLGNFWHQSVFVLQNTAPCSVRFALHFSSDDNTTRDGWYIDDFCVIARTTRKPLITSVLIDADSAVIAAYAVNSVIDSLYALSADSVVFIGERICCDTFVVTFYGDTGETIYFHIVAVDTNGRFATYPTDSMLRIIMPPVVVKEILDKNGIVIENIGDGRILCQGMDYIEVFDVMGRRLVARKLKADKFYWKFSNSGIYFIRAVKNGNVIRRKIVILK
- a CDS encoding LptE family protein, with the translated sequence MRIKSYIYLLVIFGLFSGCYYTFTEKPYIQIKTIAVKPFENETQQYGIASLTTSLLIQKIQGSSGYSIADEERADGIIEGKIIYYSREVNTYDAQENPLDYIIKVRARVALIERVSGKKLFESTFEGFATFPLDGDEDKATNEAVEMLAQRIYEKLKGG
- a CDS encoding imidazolonepropionase, with amino-acid sequence MLLVKDIGELLTCDAADGGPLRGKAVSNPGLIKNAAIVIYDGIIVDRGQQDEIIRKYGDRITNEISADGGLVTPGLVDPHTHAVFVGTRELEFEMRIQGKSYMEIAKAGGGILNTAKRVRESNEQELLESGLKYLNWSLKHGTTTIEVKSGYGLSTESELMMLRAIKELGEQSALDVVSTFLGAHEVPAEFRPDGRKEYVDIVVNEMLPKVAEKRLAKFVDVFCEVGVFDLDDTKKILTRARELGFGLKIHADEIEPMGGTELGVELGAASVDHLVAVSERGIEMLAKSDTVAVLLPGTSFFLDLGKFAPARRLLDSGAIVALATDFNPGSSPTTNMPLVMSIACTKMKMTPAEAFAAATINAAKALKLEEKVGSITPGKQADLVIWNAENHRQIPYFYGENLVKMVLKRGEVVYKA
- a CDS encoding hydrogenase maturation protease produces the protein MKREIVKQLKSFLIGEWVILGIGNRLRGDDGFGSIVAERLGKVTGSERIFDGGVAPENFLGKIAKLNPKSMLILDAVVFDGEPAELRIFTPDDFGEQLTLTHGPTDFKLIKSFLGNVDIRILAANPVSVKFGAKLSPQIDKCIDDVVLTLATILVNR